In Epinephelus lanceolatus isolate andai-2023 chromosome 13, ASM4190304v1, whole genome shotgun sequence, the following are encoded in one genomic region:
- the LOC117271014 gene encoding adenosine 5'-monophosphoramidase HINT3-like isoform X1 → MGTQDASWIEDCPFCLIVNNQADTEILLSVSTRLFLHVQEVNSVNSCLCLCVSVQDDELLCFRDMKPGAIHHYLVIPRTHIDNCKCLQGDHIPLVERMIEMATSVLEKNKVGDLSDVRMGFHIPPFSSVPHLHLHALAPASKMNFKAQLHYGPQSHWFITVDKVLSQLRTRGKVR, encoded by the exons ATGGGGACTCAGGACGCTTCATGGATCGAAGACTGTCCTTTCTGCCTGATAGTGAACAACCAGGCTGACACAGAGATCCTGCTGAGCGTGAGTACCCGACTCTTCCTCCATGTTCAGGAAGTAAACAGTGTAAACTCctgcctctgcctctgtgtctctgtacaGGATGATGAGCTGCTCTGTTTCCGTGACATGAAGCCTGGAGCCATACATCACTACCTCGTTATTCCCAGGACTCATATTGACAACTGCAAATGTCTCCAGGGGGATCACATACCTCTGG TGGAGCGGATGATAGAAATGGCTACCAGTGTACTAGAGAAGAATAAAGTCGGCGACCTGAGTGACGTCAG GATGGGGTTTCACATTCCTCCATTCTCATCTGTtccccacctccacctccacgcTCTGGCTCCAGCCAGTAAGATGAACTTCAAGGCGCAGCTTCACTACGGGCCACAGTCTCACTGGTTCATTACA GTCGACAAGGTGCTGTCTCAGTTGAGGACTCGTGGCAAGGTCAGATGA
- the LOC117271089 gene encoding adenosine 5'-monophosphoramidase HINT3-like, translating to MAKDKPDSNEEIDETCIFCLIANEQDKETRIIKKNMELVCFRDIWPAAPHHYLVVPIEHIHSCFSLHQGHIDLVERMAEMGRAVLHDRGITDTNDMRLGFHQPPFTSVDHLHLHVLAPASKICKYLEFKFIPRSYRFVTESSLRQRLKGITPPVKKRGATNMSEESLDQNELCAGGAFCLPCLGTTTS from the exons ATGGCGAAAGACAAACCTGACTCAAATGAAGAAATTGATGAAACTTGTATTTTCTGTTTGATAGCCAACGAGCAAGACAAAGAAACGCGAATCATTAAAAAG AACATGGAGCTGGTGTGTTTCAGAGACATTTGGCCTGCTGCTCCTCACCATTACCTGGTTGTACCCATAGAGCACATACACAGCTGCTTCTCGCTGCACCAGGGACACATTGACCTCG TTGAAAGGATGGCTGAAATGGGGAGAGCTGTCCTACACGACCGAGGGATCACTGATACAAACGACATGAG gctGGGGTTCCACCAACCTCCCTTCACTTCAGTTgatcacctccacctccatgTGCTTGCCCCGGCCAGTAAAATCTGCAAGTACCTGGAGTTTAAGTTCATTCCAAGGTCCTATAGGTTTGTTACT GAAAGCAGTCTTCGGCAGCGTCTCAAGGGTATAACTCCACCAGTCAAGAAGAGAGGAGCAACAAACATGTCAGAGGAGTCTCTGGACCAGAATGAGCTATGTGCAGGAGGTGCTTTTTGTTTACCATGTTTGGGCACGACAACATCATAA
- the LOC117271014 gene encoding adenosine 5'-monophosphoramidase HINT3-like isoform X2 — translation MGTQDASWIEDCPFCLIVNNQADTEILLSDDELLCFRDMKPGAIHHYLVIPRTHIDNCKCLQGDHIPLVERMIEMATSVLEKNKVGDLSDVRMGFHIPPFSSVPHLHLHALAPASKMNFKAQLHYGPQSHWFITVDKVLSQLRTRGKVR, via the exons ATGGGGACTCAGGACGCTTCATGGATCGAAGACTGTCCTTTCTGCCTGATAGTGAACAACCAGGCTGACACAGAGATCCTGCTGAGC GATGATGAGCTGCTCTGTTTCCGTGACATGAAGCCTGGAGCCATACATCACTACCTCGTTATTCCCAGGACTCATATTGACAACTGCAAATGTCTCCAGGGGGATCACATACCTCTGG TGGAGCGGATGATAGAAATGGCTACCAGTGTACTAGAGAAGAATAAAGTCGGCGACCTGAGTGACGTCAG GATGGGGTTTCACATTCCTCCATTCTCATCTGTtccccacctccacctccacgcTCTGGCTCCAGCCAGTAAGATGAACTTCAAGGCGCAGCTTCACTACGGGCCACAGTCTCACTGGTTCATTACA GTCGACAAGGTGCTGTCTCAGTTGAGGACTCGTGGCAAGGTCAGATGA